The Camelina sativa cultivar DH55 chromosome 16, Cs, whole genome shotgun sequence sequence AAACCCCTAAATCTTTAACAACTATACTAAACCTGAAAACAAAGGCTAGAATCCTAGTTGAACAAGATAATCACACTAAATCTTCATAACAAGTATACACTAAAACCTGATAACAAAGCCTAGAATCAGAGTCACCGGCGCAGAAATTAGAAGACACTATACCAGTTTTCATGTCAACTCGGTCGACTCTCCCATACTTTCCGAACAATTTTTCCAATTCCGACTGGCGAGTTTCGTACTCGAAATTGCCGACGAACACTGGCTTCATCTTTTCACCTCAATCCGCAAAGTCCTAACGAGAGATCCAATAACACGAAAATTAGAAAGAGATAGTCTAGATGAGAAGGTAGACCGATAAGAGCAAGTAGAATCatcggaaattttttttttaccttggaAGAAGCAAACCctagacgacgacgacgacgacgacgacactCGGCGAAGAAAAAGCAGAGTCTCTTGGTTGACTTAAAAAAAACCCCCAACATGCTATCAGGGTTAAATTCGgaatttcaataattataatggGCCTTATCTAGGATCTCGTATTAAAAGTACATCCATAATTTTAGAAAGCCCAACCGACTTTTCGTAGGCCCgttatatataagtaatttttGTGTAGTATTTGTCAACACACTGTTACAAAAACATGTGAAATTGATGTAGCGTCCAGTTTTGTGACACGTGCAGCGTCCACAGAGTTCTCTTATCTGTTTGGTTTTTGCGGTCCTTGTTACTTGGCTCTTTTGCAATATCTCTCTTGTCTCAAgtttgcgagagagagagagagagagtgagtatGGCGACCACACTTCATTGTCTCTCCacacttcatcttcttcctcgctCCCaccaccctaaaaccctaaactctcTCAAACCAATCACCAAATCACAACCATGCAAAATCCCAGATATACTCTCCAGTCCCGATGCTCTCCAACTCCTTAAATCTTCCTCTCTCCCTCTCGCAGTCGTCGCATTGCCTTTATTCGTCGATCCACAGGTAAGTTTCAACATCTTTTTCCCCAGTAGTAGTAGTTTCACATTTTAACAAAACAGCCCATAATTCAAGAtttctctgttttaaaaaaGGATGCGGCAGCAGTTGGAGGAGAGTTTGGGATTTTGGAAGGAAGATCATTTGCGTTGATACACCCAATCGTGATGGGAGGTTTGTTCGCGTACACTCTAAGGGTTGGTTACTTAGGTTGGCAATGGAGACGTGTCCGCACCATACAGAGTGAGATTAGTGATCTCAAGAAACAGCTTAAACCAACTCCTGTTTCTCCTGATGGATCCACAGCCGTtgattcttcttcgtctcctcctTCTGAGACTGAGCTTCAGATCAAACTGCTGACGGAAGAGAGGAAAGAGTTGGTCAAAGGGTCTTATCGAGACAAACACTTTGACGCTGGCTCTGTTTTGCTAGGCTTTGGTGTTTTGGAATCTGTCTTTGGTGGGCTTAACACTTATCTTCGTACCGGTAAACTCTTCCCCGGTCCTCATCTTTACGCCGGTGCAGGTACCTTAACCAAATCTCTCGTTTGTATATTTTTCACATTCTGTGACTGATAGTACTGAACAAAATTGTATGATCTTGGAATATGCATAGAAAGGTTACCAAAATTGATGTTTGGTTTGATGTGGTTTAAGTTTTGATCCGAATTTTTGGTATTCAATAGTGTCGTTTATATTTGTCTAGTATGTGTATAGAAGTAGTGAGATTTGAGTTGATGGGTCGGTGCTGGTGGCAGGAATAACGGTGCTATGGGCTGCGGCGGCGGCATTGGTGCCGGCGATGCAAAAGGGGAACGAGACAGCGAGGAGTCTACACATAGCGTTGAACACGGTGAATGTTCTTCTTTTCATTTGGCAAATCCCAACAGGTTTTGATATCGTTCTTAAGGTCTTTGAGTTCACTAAATGGCCATAGATCCCATATTTTGGGGGATGTGTTATTATGAGTCTTGACTCGATTATATATGCAACTTTTTTCCTTGAGGTTTGTAAATGATGGATTGTAAAAATCATGCAAATTAGAATGTTAGAATAATGGTGGAACATGGTTCAGTAATACTCTTTCTTTCACATGGTACTGTTTAAGagtttttgtaatgatttttaTGTACAAGGAATCTAGTCATTTTGTTAAACatgttgaaaatattattttcattatgttCGTTTAGAATGACATCTTACTATGTTTGCTTTTAATCTGGCTACAATTGATTTACcgcaaaacaaaacacaaaacagggATATTTACTAATAAGATTGGGAGTTGTCATGGTCGAATTTGTGAGATCCAAAATTCGTGTTTTGCTTATTAAGTTTGGCATCAACTGTATTCACTCCAAAACTTCTAAAAGTTcggttttatattttcaattcaGGAAAGCCAAtacagaaagaaaataaatattatgccTCGTTGAGCTGCAATGAACAAATAAAGAGTATCtaccaatcatatatataaacatacaaataaataaataaaatgctTCAATATATCTACAATTGATGATACTAGTCGTGAATTGTGGTTTTCAAAGCTGCATCTGATACCTTCCTGTTcacattgttttattttttcttttcttgtaattATGTCATAACACGACGACGCCTATAAATATAAAACGACCCTAAGCTATACCTAAATCCAACACCATTGcttttaatctttataatttatcaaatcaaatagcataatttacaaaaaccaacTAATGTCGAACCGTCGATCAGGTCGTTCCTGGTACCGTCTCTCTAGCATCGTTCGACCCACAGCATACTCATCACGCGACCCATCCTCTCCCAACTACGTCAGCGAACAACCACTGTCTCCGACTGCTTCACCTTCACTTCCTCCGCCACCAAGATCTCCACCAAAGGTAGTCCGAGAGGCTAAACCGAGTCCAGTTCTATCGCCACGGCCGTCTATAAACTACGAATCACCTAAGCGAAGGCACGAACGCGAGACCACTAATCAGAAAATACTTACATTTTCGGACAATACAAACCTCGTGCATGGACCAAAAAAGGAACAACAACGCGACGATAAACCGTCTCTGGCTGCTCCACATTCACCTCCTCCGCCGCCTCGATCTCCACCAAATGAAGTCAGAGAGACTAAACCGAGTCCGGGTTTATTGTCACGGTCTATAAAATATGAACCACCtaaggaacaagaacaacaatccTCGTATATGGACAAACcaaggaacaacaacaacaacatgatgATGTCTCCGGCTGCACAACCTTCACATCCGCCGCCTCAAATGATGTCCCCGCCATTACGTCCTCCGTCGCCAGAGGAAATCCAAGAGGCTAAACCGACTCTGGTTACGTCGTCACCTTCCTTAAATCACGAACCACCTAAGCCTAGACAGGAGCGCAAGAACACTCATCAGAAAAGCATACTTACATTATCGGAGAAAACAGAGATCGTACACGGACCAAAAGAAACGTTACTTCCTGAGTCTGATGATGACGTCATAATGGGCACACAAAGCGTCATAACTATTTCAGGTGAAAACAAAGGAGCTGTGATGGAGATACTACGGTCATCGAACAAGACACGTGgaccatttttatttaataacgaCGCCAAGAAAAGTGCGGAGgaaaactcaaaatcaaagtCAAAGTCAAAGTCAAAGTCAAAGAACCAAAACAATAATGGTGAAAGTCGTTTCGTGAACAGTAATGTTCAGATCATAAACGGCTCAGTCGTTTACAACTCGTCGGAGATTCATCATGATCCCGGCGTTCATCTTAGCCTTTGCCGGGAACCTAGCTCCGGCAATGGTTTTATAAACAAGGACCATGGAAATGGCTACACCAGCTCAATCAActaaacaatgaacaaatactaaattaaataatttaaacgGTGATTACTATTGAAAATAAGCTATATGATTGTGTCAAATAATACTGGACTTTAATATTTACTTCTTAATGTTTATCAGTTTGATctaaaactttgtaaataaatgtGATAGTGTTTACGTAACTACGTTGATGGCCTAGACTGTTTATCAACTCTCGTTCAAGCCCAATTTCTGCTtatacacataacacataaGTCGGTTTTTGTAGATACTTGGActcaaagcaaacaaaattgTCTTACAAGATTTGGTTTTGGTCTATTGTCATACAAGATTTGGTTTTGGTCTAGGAATACTTATGTGGGCATTATATTTTTCTACGATCACTTTTATTGAGAAACATACATGACGTCATTATGAAGACCTCTCTCAGCAACCAGTGAAGATGCTTCGACCATAAAAAGTTTCTTTATAGATACTTTGTCTACTTTTAAGATCTCTCTATATTGTATATACGATTAAACCATAATTTTTCCAAATCTTGTcatattttgttctttcctAATGCTTATGTGCCTGCTTCTCACTGGATCGAAAATATCACCACCCTTTAATAATTCATGTGTCACAGtctttgtaatatataaatataaattctgtaactcttattataattattttatgttcgACCACATACTTTGAAAGTGTTTCAGTCAAATATCTTACCTTCCGTAACGGCCATAACCAGGACTCCTTTGTCTACCATAATCAGAACTCCTACGTCCATAATCTGAACTCCTGCGTCTTTCATAAGCTGCTGGACCTTTGTATCTGTCGTACTCTGGGTTTCTAGGACGACCATAATCTGGACTTGGACGCCTACCAGTACCATAGTCAGGGCTTGGACGCCTATGGTACACAGGACTACGAGATCTTCTCGGGCTACGACCACCGCCATATCGATCATCTCTTTCATCATCACCCTTCGCATACTCTACAGTGACAACTCTATCCAATATTTCGCTGAGGAAAAAAAAGGGGTTTTGGTGAGGCAAACATATTGGATGTTTTGGCAGAAAAGAAGTAACAAGAGAAAGTGTTGCTTTTACCTTTTATCAGTAGCTTCAAGGGCTTTTGTGGCATCTTCTTGTGTTTCAAACTGAACAAATGAGAAGTTGCGTCTGATACGCACATTAATGACCTTACCATAGGGCTCAAAGTGCTTTTCAATGTCGTGCTCTTTTGTTCTTATGGGGTCAAAGTTAATGACAAACAGTGTATTCGTAGCCCTAGGCTTCTGATATAAAGCAGCCTTGCTATCACCACGAGCCCTGGTACGTTCACCCTGAAAACCGGAAGACCAATAAATGGTGGGATATTATGGTTCAGTCTTCCTTTCACATGGTACTGTTTCAGagtttttgtaatgattttaaTGTACAAGGAATCTAGTCATTTGGTTCATGTTGAAAagattattttcattattttcgtTTAAAATGACTTCTACTGATTTTGCTTTTAATCTGGTTATAATTAGATAGATGTCATTTTAAACGAAAATAATGAGATTGGGAGTTGTCATGGTCGAATTTGTGAAATCCAAAATTCCTGTTTTGCTTATTAAGTTTGGCATCAACTGTATTCACTCCAAAACTTCTCAACATTTcggttttatattttcaaatcagGAAAGCCaatacagaaagaaaagaaggaaggtACATCGGATCAGCCAAAGACGTCATCTCGTTACACGTCGACGGGTCGCTCAAGTAGATGCTTAAAGACGCTATAAGGCCATATGGTTATAGCTTCCGATCATCGTGCATGTATGTATACAcctatctatatatgtatatgtatgcaCATGTATTCTGTCAATAATTAAGATGTGCTAAAAGCgcatttataattaatatacataatCGATCAGGAGGGAGCATAGATGTATTAATAAATGGTTTTCTTCCTTCGCATGGATGCTATGTTATAATAAGTTATATACATGTATAGAAGCATATATGTATGTTGACTTACATTGTACGGAAGAAAAGACAAGGTGTACCTTTAAGCACTGTGTAACATTAGTGTAGATTTCCACGTAAAGATAGTAAACTGAAATACCACTACTGGAATGGAGATTAGTGTTATCGTACTATAACGAATGAGTATAAATTTATCTAATAGCAAAGTATCGGGATGATGATTTGATAGATCGACGTACGACGTGACAAGACAAAGGATGATTATCATCAAGAACGAATCATACACGTAGGTGCGTACTATAGGATCCTTATCTTTGGTGAAtcgaagaaaagagagaatctcAATATATATCTCATACACCTTCAAACGCTCCACCCACAAGTCATCGGAACATAGAACAACGCTAACTAAATCATGTGATCAGCTAAGATTCACGTTGCATTACAAAATTTTATCGAGTGAGaacaatttcaaaaatgtttagaCATTAAACCATCAGTTGGTGACGCaagatatataaatagaaatctCCCCTAAATTTGTTTTGACCACTAAAATCATCGTAAAATTTTGGTTGGTGATGGTGAGTACATATGATACCTACAACCAAGCTTTTGCACTTAAGTTAATTCTGACCACTCTATTAATgaataaaaaggaaacaaatcatatatatagagtactTTTGTAGGTAAATATATACACAcgttatatagtttttgtaaaGTGACGagaaaaatagaattttgaTTGGTCGTTACgcataaaaagaaagatataaacaAAGACAAATAAGGGACAGGGTATTTCAAATCTGCAACTTTTATAAAGACgaatcttttataaattttggctggggcaaaaaaatgtgaaaacagCTCCTTCGATTTATTCGGCAAAATTCTTAgcaaacatttatttttgttaacattgTCGGTcgatattttgaatatttaaggTTACATGGGATTTGAATTTCccgtatatattttttgtatgtaaGAATTTACTTTTGTTATGGTGAATTGGTATAGTGTAATATCActgttatttttcttgttaatatAGGTACATTATAATTACGAGTACGTATTTTTGGTATTATGATCAGGCCGGATGAAAGGATGAGTTCGTGTTCAAACAAAGATCGTTTCCCACAATTTCGGAGTTAATAATATAGTCCACAGTACCATTTAAGTTTTCATAAGATAATATTATCGAAACGAGGAAATGAAGTTTCATGATATAAAACCACAATGCAAAAGGAAAAAcgagaagaaaatataataaccaaGTAGTATTATTAAGCAATAATATTAACTTTTCTTTGTAACAATAATGCTTTAATCATATTTACAACATATCACTCCTCACACCACCAAACACTTCgcgtatcaatatatatatattttttttttaagtaatacgTATCAAGATGTTAGTTTAATATAAAACTTCATaaccattcttttcttttctttttgatatgttttaccttttattttatttgtatcttttatttttattttatttgtatgctTCAccttgtttgttcttttttctttttttttgcctcaCACTAATTTCTTCACTTTAGTAACCAGTGTATCTGTGTATAAATCTTGAAGGATCACACGCTAAAACTGCGCCTGGGGCGTAATTTAGCAGCAAGAGGATTAGCCATCTCACACGAGAGCCTCAGTTTCTCGGACAAGTCAACGGTCTTCTCATCGGACGGTGGTCGCCATTCAAACTCGTGCAAAAGCGTCGCAGTCCAAAACGTCACGGTGGCCAAACCAAGATTCTTCCCTGGACAGATCCGACGACCCGACCCGAACGGTGCAAGCCTCAAATCTGACCCAAGAACCGAGAACCCAACCTCGCCTTCCTTGGCTACAAACCTCTCGGGTTTAAACTCCAAGGGACTCTCCCACACCTGTGGATCGTGTGCTATAGCCCACATGTTCACCATCGCGGTGGTCCCCGCCGGAACACGGTGACCGTCGATGGTCGTATCTGTGATTGCTAAACGAGACCATGAGAGCAAAGCCATTGGTCATACTTAGGAGAtgtctttaattaaaaaataataaaagtcaatcaaagtaaatatttgtttgatgCACAGTTGTGACTCGTGTCTGGGCAGAGATTATTTTAGATCTCTTCAGACCCTTTACGTGTCACAATCCAATTGGTGAGTGataaaatcttttttctttttgcaaaaaGAGCagatttttcttctccttcaacaCAAAACTCTCTCTCATGTCGAGATACCCATTTAAAGATCACCAATGAGAGGAACAAAATTAATACAAAGTAACGAAGATCTGTAGattaaaatagtattaattttctaataatttatagTTAAGACATTGTGGTGATGGTCACCGATGGCTTTGCTCTGAGAGTAATGGACCTGGCGGGTGAAGCCTCAAGACTTCTTTCACCACAGCCGTTAGATACACCAAAGACGCCACGTCAGACTCTTCAACGGCTCTTGATCTCCCCACGATCTGATCAAGCTCTCTGTGGACCGTCGATTGAACATCTGGATGAAGGACCATCCTAGCAAGAATCCACTCGATCAGAACAGCCACCGTGCCAGTTCCTCTGAAGATCATctcctatttaaaaaaaaaaaaaaaccacaaattgCAAATACTTTAGTTCCATCCATCGTACAGTATTACTTAAAATGGCATATTAAATTATCCGAAAcctaaataaaaatgttttcttgtgtttatttttttctctctctctgtttagtaaaaaataacaaaagccACGTGTACTTACCCAAAGAACAGCGATCATGTCCGGGTCGGATAACTTATCCGGACCATCGAGAGAGAGCAATACGTCAACGAAGTCACTCGGCAAGTCACGAGCCTGAGCACGGTGGTAAGAGATAATCCGGTTCACGAATCGGTTTACTTTCGGTACGAGAGTTGAGCATCTAGACCGGATACGTTGAGGATCAAGTTCTGAGAGCCACGGGAGATGATCGGTCCAGTTGAGTTTTCCGAGAAGATCATAACCTTCGTCAACCAATTCACTAAGCTCCCTGACTTCTTCATGCTCGTGCTCAAGCTCGTATTCTTTCCCGAAAACAGAGCACATCATGTTGTTAAGCGATGCCGTTTTGATCAAGTCACG is a genomic window containing:
- the LOC104753208 gene encoding pollen-specific leucine-rich repeat extensin-like protein 3, whose translation is MSNRRSGRSWYRLSSIVRPTAYSSRDPSSPNYVSEQPLSPTASPSLPPPPRSPPKVVREAKPSPVLSPRPSINYESPKRRHERETTNQKILTFSDNTNLVHGPKKEQQRDDKPSLAAPHSPPPPPRSPPNEVRETKPSPGLLSRSIKYEPPKEQEQQSSYMDKPRNNNNNMMMSPAAQPSHPPPQMMSPPLRPPSPEEIQEAKPTLVTSSPSLNHEPPKPRQERKNTHQKSILTLSEKTEIVHGPKETLLPESDDDVIMGTQSVITISGENKGAVMEILRSSNKTRGPFLFNNDAKKSAEENSKSKSKSKSKSKNQNNNGESRFVNSNVQIINGSVVYNSSEIHHDPGVHLSLCREPSSGNGFINKDHGNGYTSSIN
- the LOC104749149 gene encoding uncharacterized protein LOC104749149, which codes for MATTLHCLSTLHLLPRSHHPKTLNSLKPITKSQPCKIPDILSSPDALQLLKSSSLPLAVVALPLFVDPQDAAAVGGEFGILEGRSFALIHPIVMGGLFAYTLRVGYLGWQWRRVRTIQSEISDLKKQLKPTPVSPDGSTAVDSSSSPPSETELQIKLLTEERKELVKGSYRDKHFDAGSVLLGFGVLESVFGGLNTYLRTGKLFPGPHLYAGAGITVLWAAAAALVPAMQKGNETARSLHIALNTVNVLLFIWQIPTGFDIVLKVFEFTKWP
- the LOC104753209 gene encoding serine/arginine-rich splicing factor RS31-like, with protein sequence YWSSGFQGERTRARGDSKAALYQKPRATNTLFVINFDPIRTKEHDIEKHFEPYGKVINVRIRRNFSFVQFETQEDATKALEATDKSEILDRVVTVEYAKGDDERDDRYGGGRSPRRSRSPVYHRRPSPDYGTGRRPSPDYGRPRNPEYDRYKGPAAYERRRSSDYGRRSSDYGRQRSPGYGRYGR
- the LOC104749150 gene encoding cytochrome P450 78A9-like; its protein translation is MATELLLALLSKCSLLTQTNLALSLIVASLACHAVSLFYWSHPGGPAWGKYFSHRRHQTTVIPGPRGLPFIGSMSLMSNTLAHRCIAATAEKFGAKRLMAFSLGETRMIVTCNPDVAKEILNSSVFADRPVKESAYSLMFNRAIGFAPYGVYWRTLRKIASNHLFSPRQIKRSETQRSVIANQITRCLAKQSSTEGLCFARDLIKTASLNNMMCSVFGKEYELEHEHEEVRELSELVDEGYDLLGKLNWTDHLPWLSELDPQRIRSRCSTLVPKVNRFVNRIISYHRAQARDLPSDFVDVLLSLDGPDKLSDPDMIAVLWEMIFRGTGTVAVLIEWILARMVLHPDVQSTVHRELDQIVGRSRAVEESDVASLVYLTAVVKEVLRLHPPGPLLSWSRLAITDTTIDGHRVPAGTTAMVNMWAIAHDPQVWESPLEFKPERFVAKEGEVGFSVLGSDLRLAPFGSGRRICPGKNLGLATVTFWTATLLHEFEWRPPSDEKTVDLSEKLRLSCEMANPLAAKLRPRRSFSV